One genomic region from Planctomycetaceae bacterium encodes:
- a CDS encoding sugar phosphate isomerase/epimerase produces MGRPVTLFTGQWADLPLEELCKKAREFGYDGLELACWGDHFEVDKALSDDSYCAHKRELLEKHELKLFAISNHLVGQAVLDNIDARHKTILPDYVWGDGDPAGVNERAIEEMKNTARAAQKLGVSIVNGFTGSSIWHLIYDFPPTPKSMYDKGFELLAERWNPILDVFQECGIKFALEVHPTEIAFDIYSAERALEALNHREEFGFNFDPSHLIWQGVDPVEFIRYFPDRIYHVHMKDASVTLNGRTGILGSHLSFGDQRRGWDFRSVGRGGVRFEEIIRALNAVKYSGPLSVEWEDSGMDRDHGAAEAAQFCKNVDFQPSGRAFDAAFSE; encoded by the coding sequence ATGGGACGCCCGGTCACTTTGTTTACAGGTCAATGGGCCGATCTGCCACTCGAAGAACTATGCAAAAAAGCTCGCGAGTTCGGCTACGACGGGCTGGAACTGGCCTGTTGGGGCGACCACTTTGAAGTTGATAAGGCTCTCTCCGACGATTCGTACTGCGCTCACAAACGTGAACTGCTGGAAAAGCACGAACTGAAACTTTTTGCGATTTCCAATCACCTCGTTGGCCAGGCTGTTCTGGACAATATTGATGCTCGCCACAAGACCATTCTTCCTGACTATGTCTGGGGAGATGGAGACCCGGCTGGCGTAAACGAACGTGCCATCGAAGAAATGAAGAACACAGCCCGCGCAGCCCAGAAACTTGGCGTGAGCATTGTGAATGGTTTTACAGGTTCCAGCATTTGGCACCTGATTTACGACTTCCCCCCGACACCAAAGTCAATGTACGACAAAGGATTTGAACTGCTGGCAGAACGCTGGAATCCGATCCTGGATGTCTTCCAGGAATGCGGTATCAAGTTTGCGCTGGAGGTTCATCCAACCGAGATTGCATTCGATATCTACTCGGCAGAACGAGCGCTGGAGGCATTGAATCACCGTGAGGAATTCGGATTCAACTTTGATCCAAGTCACCTGATCTGGCAGGGAGTGGATCCAGTGGAATTCATCCGATACTTTCCTGACCGCATCTACCACGTCCACATGAAGGATGCGTCTGTGACTCTCAATGGCCGGACCGGTATTCTGGGAAGTCACCTGTCGTTCGGGGACCAGCGTCGCGGTTGGGACTTCCGGAGCGTTGGTCGCGGCGGGGTTCGTTTCGAGGAGATCATTCGTGCGTTGAATGCTGTCAAGTACAGCGGACCATTGTCGGTCGAATGGGAAGACAGCGGAATGGATCGCGACCATGGCGCCGCAGAAGCAGCTCAGTTCTGTAAGAACGTTGACTTCCAGCCGTCCGGCAGAGCGTTTGACGCCGCGTTCAGCGAGTAG
- a CDS encoding endo-1,4-beta-xylanase, giving the protein MRGQLSRLRNQYFTWTTSGLQTSKELDRLMHEAHRSFRSAVLRTEAPETSGAAALLSMDMSAKAVVLLCRHYTEQRLTFRKSRSGHLPVFLGCHLDRVPEDEEAFLQAFNAVLVDTPWAQLEPSDGTYTWDHTDALVEWALEHRMSIMGGPLVDLSTPKFPGWLESWSGDLVNLQSFTSDYVETVVGRYVGRIRHWEVVAGANCGGVGQLNEEQRLNMVVRAVEAARQVDEHVQISLRIIQPWGEYLSQTRNRLSPIQFADTLRRCGVNLAEINLDVRIQDSPRKTLPRDSLSFSQLLDHWAALQLPINVMLTVPRSFEGDDPDFESEQAEWLQAALLMSLSKDRVAGVYYLNWRDWDSDDGQTGLKRKDGSNRPSLEMLQEARRSHWGV; this is encoded by the coding sequence TTGCGGGGGCAGCTGTCCCGGCTTCGCAATCAGTACTTCACCTGGACCACGTCCGGGTTGCAGACATCAAAAGAGCTCGATCGGTTAATGCACGAGGCCCACCGGTCATTTCGAAGCGCGGTTCTGCGAACGGAAGCTCCCGAAACATCAGGAGCGGCAGCCCTGCTTTCGATGGACATGTCCGCAAAAGCGGTCGTTTTGTTATGTCGACATTACACCGAACAGCGGCTGACATTCCGGAAATCCAGGTCGGGCCATCTGCCCGTCTTTCTCGGTTGCCATCTGGACCGAGTGCCGGAAGATGAGGAGGCTTTTCTGCAGGCGTTCAATGCGGTACTGGTGGACACGCCATGGGCTCAGCTGGAGCCCAGTGACGGGACCTATACCTGGGACCATACCGACGCACTTGTCGAATGGGCACTGGAACATCGCATGTCGATTATGGGAGGCCCGCTCGTGGATTTGTCGACGCCGAAGTTTCCCGGATGGCTCGAATCCTGGAGCGGCGATCTCGTGAATCTTCAGAGCTTCACCTCCGACTATGTCGAAACTGTCGTTGGCCGATATGTGGGGCGCATCCGCCACTGGGAAGTTGTCGCGGGAGCAAATTGTGGTGGAGTCGGCCAGCTCAATGAAGAACAACGATTGAATATGGTCGTGCGAGCCGTCGAAGCAGCACGTCAGGTGGATGAACATGTCCAAATCAGCCTGCGCATCATTCAGCCGTGGGGAGAGTACCTGAGTCAGACACGCAACCGGCTGTCACCGATACAGTTCGCCGACACTCTGCGGCGGTGCGGTGTAAACCTGGCAGAGATCAACCTGGACGTTCGGATTCAGGATTCGCCTCGAAAGACACTGCCACGTGATAGTCTGAGCTTCTCTCAACTGCTGGACCACTGGGCGGCATTGCAGCTTCCGATCAACGTCATGCTGACGGTTCCTCGAAGCTTTGAAGGCGATGACCCCGATTTCGAATCGGAACAGGCCGAATGGCTACAGGCGGCGTTGCTGATGAGCCTGTCCAAGGATCGCGTTGCCGGAGTCTACTACCTCAACTGGCGAGACTGGGATTCTGATGATGGCCAAACAGGTCTCAAACGAAAGGACGGATCGAATCGGCCGAGTCTTGAAATGCTGCAAGAGGCTCGACGCTCACACTGGGGCGTTTAG
- a CDS encoding TatD family hydrolase codes for MSIQLIDTHCHLDSETFQREIDDVIRRANDAGIVKMVTIGTTVESSQAAIVLSNQHAAISAVVGIHPNYTHEVKPGDWEKILDLAQHPRVVGIGETGLDKYWDDSPLEVQRDYFRRHLQLSRNAGKPFVVHCREAEPEVMEILREDFENGPLNGLMHAFCGDAEMAAECIEMGMSISFAGMVTFRKNDAMREVARTIPLDRLLVETDSPYLAPQAFRGKRNEPAYVKFTAECLAEVHGLSLEELAARTTANATQIFGLA; via the coding sequence ATGTCTATTCAACTGATCGACACGCACTGCCACCTGGATTCGGAAACTTTTCAGCGGGAAATTGACGATGTGATTCGACGAGCCAATGACGCCGGTATCGTGAAGATGGTCACGATCGGAACAACGGTCGAATCAAGTCAGGCCGCGATCGTACTTAGTAATCAGCATGCCGCGATTTCTGCCGTTGTCGGTATTCATCCGAACTACACGCACGAGGTCAAACCTGGCGACTGGGAAAAAATTCTGGATCTGGCGCAGCATCCGCGCGTTGTGGGCATCGGTGAAACGGGGCTCGACAAGTACTGGGACGATTCACCGCTGGAAGTCCAGCGCGATTATTTTCGTCGTCATCTGCAGCTTTCTCGTAATGCAGGAAAGCCGTTCGTCGTCCATTGCCGCGAGGCTGAGCCGGAAGTGATGGAGATACTTCGCGAAGACTTTGAAAATGGTCCACTGAACGGCCTCATGCATGCGTTCTGTGGAGATGCAGAAATGGCTGCGGAATGCATCGAAATGGGAATGTCCATCTCATTCGCCGGTATGGTGACATTCAGGAAGAATGATGCGATGCGCGAAGTGGCACGAACAATACCGCTGGATCGTCTGCTGGTTGAAACGGATTCGCCCTACCTCGCGCCGCAGGCGTTCCGAGGCAAACGGAACGAACCAGCTTACGTAAAATTCACGGCAGAATGCCTGGCAGAAGTTCACGGACTCTCTCTGGAAGAACTTGCAGCGCGGACAACAGCCAACGCAACGCAAATCTTCGGGCTGGCGTGA
- a CDS encoding MFS domain-containing histidine kinase encodes MADFRRKRRHLRLPIWTSVVLMTVNLALMIILIVQLAQQSLWMALTLGTVGMGISLFGISFYSFLTIKEIQLNRRQSNFVDSVTHELKTPIAALRLYLDTLILRDPGPEDRQDFYATMDRELGRLDRLINQLLEVGRLDAIGDQTEAELVSLPQLLQHCAETASLNHKVDMNEVFQMEITPISVMSRRLLLEMIFGNLLDNAVKYGGTPPRVFVSAFPRGADRVVIRIRDNGPGVPEDHRRRIFQMFFRGNDELQRTKTGTGLGLYIVKTLVGILKGRISVLDVSTQEATGSIFEVILPGRQVSAPTPELSTADSLRARVAQLALAGRHALEVVSWKSADAVDSNRKGASSDEISAAKEDNQSQKSIGATAIGDRDSHPGLAEGATRSQTVKESEGSV; translated from the coding sequence GTGGCCGACTTCCGACGCAAGCGTCGACATCTGCGACTCCCCATCTGGACCAGTGTTGTCCTGATGACGGTGAACCTTGCGCTGATGATCATTCTGATTGTTCAGCTCGCCCAGCAGAGTCTTTGGATGGCTTTGACGCTGGGAACTGTGGGGATGGGAATCAGTCTCTTTGGGATTTCGTTCTATTCGTTTCTGACGATCAAAGAGATTCAGCTCAATCGAAGACAATCAAATTTCGTCGACAGTGTGACTCACGAACTAAAGACACCCATTGCTGCTTTGCGGCTTTATCTTGACACGCTGATTCTGCGCGACCCCGGGCCGGAGGACCGACAGGATTTTTATGCCACGATGGATCGTGAGCTGGGCCGTCTGGATCGGCTCATTAATCAATTGCTGGAGGTCGGGCGTCTTGACGCAATCGGTGACCAGACCGAAGCGGAACTGGTCAGCCTTCCGCAACTGCTGCAGCACTGTGCGGAAACTGCATCACTGAATCACAAGGTGGACATGAACGAAGTGTTTCAGATGGAGATCACGCCGATTTCGGTGATGTCTCGACGGCTATTGCTGGAGATGATCTTTGGCAATCTGCTGGACAACGCCGTGAAGTATGGTGGAACTCCGCCACGAGTTTTTGTTTCTGCATTTCCACGCGGGGCTGATCGAGTGGTCATTCGCATTCGGGATAATGGTCCGGGCGTTCCGGAAGATCATCGCCGCCGCATCTTTCAGATGTTCTTTCGCGGCAATGACGAATTGCAGCGGACAAAGACTGGAACCGGGCTGGGACTCTACATCGTAAAAACGCTGGTCGGAATCCTGAAGGGCCGCATCTCGGTACTGGATGTCAGCACTCAGGAGGCCACTGGAAGCATCTTCGAAGTCATCCTTCCTGGTCGGCAAGTGAGTGCGCCGACTCCTGAATTGTCGACGGCAGACAGCCTGCGGGCTCGCGTGGCACAGCTGGCACTGGCGGGCCGCCACGCCCTGGAAGTCGTATCATGGAAATCTGCGGACGCTGTGGATTCGAACAGGAAGGGGGCATCCAGCGATGAAATTTCTGCAGCAAAAGAAGATAATCAATCGCAGAAGTCGATCGGGGCAACCGCAATTGGTGACCGGGATTCTCATCCAGGTCTTGCGGAAGGTGCGACCCGGTCGCAGACCGTGAAAGAATCAGAGGGTTCAGTATGA
- a CDS encoding phosphoribosylaminoimidazolesuccinocarboxamide synthase, with amino-acid sequence MTNVLLQSELPGIPVRRGKVRDVYDFGDQLLFVATDRISAFDYILPNGIPRKGEVLTRISRFWFDLLNVPNHYVSDDLQSLPLPEGVDASTLAGRSMIVRKTDVVPIECVVRGYLSGSGWKEYQKQGTVCEQNLIPGLLESSQLPEPVFTPATKAESGHDENISFDRMQSIVGADLANRLRELSLQIYEKGAQHAISRGIIIADTKFEFGLLDGEIILIDEVMTPDSSRFWPQESWQPGINPPSFDKQFVRNWLEQSGWDKNSPPPSLPEDVITRTAEKYAEAFEKITGTAF; translated from the coding sequence ATGACGAACGTCCTGTTGCAGAGTGAATTGCCCGGAATTCCAGTGCGCCGAGGGAAAGTACGCGATGTGTACGACTTTGGTGATCAGCTGCTTTTTGTTGCGACCGACCGAATCAGTGCGTTCGACTACATTCTGCCCAATGGCATCCCCCGCAAAGGTGAGGTGCTCACCCGAATCAGCCGGTTTTGGTTCGATTTGCTGAATGTTCCGAATCACTACGTATCTGACGACCTCCAGTCCCTTCCACTGCCCGAGGGGGTTGATGCGTCGACTCTGGCCGGACGAAGTATGATCGTCCGGAAAACGGACGTCGTGCCGATCGAATGCGTCGTGCGAGGATATTTATCCGGGTCCGGATGGAAGGAATATCAAAAGCAGGGGACAGTTTGTGAACAGAATCTGATTCCCGGATTGCTGGAAAGCAGCCAGTTGCCCGAACCTGTTTTCACGCCAGCCACCAAAGCCGAATCCGGGCATGACGAGAACATCAGTTTTGATCGAATGCAGTCCATCGTTGGGGCGGACCTTGCCAATCGATTGAGGGAATTAAGCCTGCAGATCTACGAAAAAGGCGCTCAACACGCGATAAGTCGAGGCATCATCATTGCGGATACCAAGTTTGAATTCGGGCTGCTGGACGGCGAGATCATACTGATCGACGAAGTTATGACGCCCGATAGCTCCCGGTTCTGGCCTCAGGAGTCGTGGCAACCTGGAATCAATCCGCCGTCGTTCGATAAGCAGTTTGTCCGCAACTGGCTGGAACAGTCAGGCTGGGACAAGAATAGTCCTCCACCGTCGCTGCCGGAGGATGTCATTACCCGAACCGCCGAAAAATACGCAGAGGCCTTCGAGAAGATTACAGGCACGGCATTCTGA
- a CDS encoding class I SAM-dependent methyltransferase, translating into MATLIETTDAQVCCDSEWEAAYRRFETPEQEIRKFVQRLRAFGAETWDREKQIVEIFCGRGNGLRALQEFGFERLEGVDLSAKLLEQYDGPAKCYVADCRKLPFDDCSRDILIVQGGLHHLPELPGDLQSVLSEVHRVLRPNGQFFVIEPWKTAFLQTVHFISNRSLMRMMSDKLDAFATMTEHELETYSQWLSHADTILNLLHRYFEPASQRITWGKLRFAGIRRA; encoded by the coding sequence ATGGCCACACTGATTGAAACCACCGATGCTCAGGTCTGCTGCGATTCCGAATGGGAAGCGGCCTATCGACGATTTGAAACACCTGAGCAGGAGATTCGCAAATTTGTTCAGCGTCTGCGAGCATTCGGCGCCGAGACCTGGGACCGCGAGAAGCAGATCGTCGAAATCTTCTGCGGTCGGGGAAACGGCCTTCGCGCATTGCAGGAGTTTGGGTTTGAGCGACTGGAAGGGGTTGATCTTTCCGCAAAGCTGCTGGAGCAGTACGACGGACCAGCGAAATGCTACGTTGCCGACTGTCGCAAACTTCCCTTCGATGACTGCTCCAGAGACATCCTTATTGTGCAGGGCGGACTGCATCATTTACCTGAACTGCCAGGCGACCTCCAAAGTGTCTTGTCGGAAGTGCATCGCGTCCTTCGACCAAACGGACAGTTTTTCGTGATCGAACCCTGGAAGACGGCGTTTCTGCAGACCGTCCACTTCATTTCCAATCGATCCCTGATGCGTATGATGTCGGACAAGCTGGATGCCTTCGCGACCATGACCGAGCACGAGCTTGAAACGTACAGCCAATGGCTGAGCCACGCGGATACGATCCTGAACTTGCTGCACCGGTATTTTGAGCCCGCGTCTCAGCGAATTACCTGGGGGAAACTTCGATTTGCCGGCATTCGGCGTGCGTGA
- a CDS encoding aminopeptidase, which translates to MQDHRIDKLAQTLIHHSCRLQTGEKILIEAFDLPEPALVCRLVEEVYRLGAIPVVSTKSNAVLRSLYRGATESSMSLSGKFEASVMKEMDAYIGIRGSANSNEFADVPSEKMSLYQKHWWQPVHISLRVPRTRWVVLRYPTPSMAQAANQSCEQFEDFYFNVCTADYAKMAADLQPLKARMEAADRVRITAPGTDLSFSIKGIPAVPCAGECNIPDGECFTAPVKDSVNGTIQFNTASRYQGTVFDGIRFEFQDGRITKATSQNATDRLNEILDSDEGARYIGEFAIGTNNHILHPMLDTLFDEKIGGSFHFTPGNAYDEADNGNRSCVHWDLVLIQRPDYGGGQIWFDDELIRDNGLFVPPELQPLNTGLA; encoded by the coding sequence ATGCAGGACCATCGCATAGATAAGCTGGCACAGACGCTTATTCACCACAGTTGTCGGCTACAAACAGGTGAAAAGATTCTGATCGAAGCATTTGACCTTCCTGAGCCAGCATTGGTCTGTCGACTTGTTGAAGAAGTCTATCGGCTGGGCGCAATTCCTGTTGTTTCGACGAAGTCGAACGCCGTCTTGCGAAGTTTGTACCGCGGTGCAACGGAATCCAGCATGTCGCTGTCAGGGAAGTTCGAAGCGTCTGTGATGAAGGAAATGGACGCGTACATTGGAATTCGGGGATCGGCCAATTCCAATGAGTTCGCTGATGTTCCCTCTGAGAAGATGAGTCTGTATCAGAAACATTGGTGGCAGCCGGTGCACATCAGCCTTCGCGTCCCCAGGACTCGCTGGGTTGTTCTGCGTTACCCAACGCCCTCCATGGCACAGGCTGCGAACCAGAGTTGCGAGCAGTTCGAGGATTTTTATTTCAATGTCTGCACGGCGGACTATGCAAAAATGGCGGCTGACCTGCAGCCATTGAAGGCGCGGATGGAAGCTGCAGATCGAGTCAGAATCACGGCTCCCGGTACTGACTTGTCGTTCTCCATCAAAGGGATTCCTGCCGTTCCGTGTGCCGGGGAATGTAATATTCCGGATGGAGAATGCTTTACGGCACCTGTCAAAGACAGCGTCAATGGAACGATTCAATTCAATACAGCGTCCCGATACCAGGGTACTGTGTTTGATGGAATTCGCTTCGAGTTTCAGGACGGACGTATCACCAAAGCGACTTCTCAAAACGCGACCGATCGCCTGAACGAAATCCTGGATTCCGACGAGGGAGCTCGGTACATCGGTGAATTCGCAATCGGAACCAACAATCACATCCTTCATCCGATGCTGGACACCCTGTTTGACGAGAAGATTGGGGGATCCTTCCACTTTACTCCCGGAAACGCCTACGACGAGGCCGACAATGGAAACCGAAGCTGCGTCCATTGGGACCTGGTTCTGATCCAGCGCCCGGATTATGGCGGTGGTCAAATCTGGTTCGATGATGAGCTCATTCGAGACAACGGTCTGTTTGTTCCGCCAGAACTACAACCGCTGAACACCGGTTTGGCCTGA
- the cysS gene encoding cysteine--tRNA ligase, producing the protein MEIRFYNTLTNNTETFQPVDADCIRMYSCGPTVYDFAHIGNFRSFLFADIIRRTLEFFGHSVHHVMNITDVGHMTDDSNADGGGEDKMEAAAKRMKADKKSGKVAEGAVENPDDPYQVADYYMKAFLQDAQTLGVKVASERDNILKATENIDTMQDMIGELIKKGHAYVGPDGVVYYSVESFPDYGKLSGNTLDRLLTNASGRINDEDQANKRHPADFMLWKADSHHIMKWDSPWGTGYPGWHIECSCMARKRLGRDVIDIHTGGEDLIFPHHECEIAQSRGATGADSFARFWMHARFLMVEGEKMSKSKGNFWTVRDVLEGRATGIKVHPAVLRLELIKSHYRANMNFTKKGLQDSAGAVKRLTDFRSRLEAACGGKAADVDFTHPVLKEFAEALADDLNIAGALGAVLPWAASTPDDPAQALGVLNRINEVLAVAPLDGAGGSEESTGEDARIAELCQKLDAARAAKDYASADSIRGEINSAGYDVKTSPEGTVATKRLA; encoded by the coding sequence ATGGAAATCCGTTTTTACAACACGCTAACGAACAACACCGAGACTTTTCAGCCGGTCGATGCAGACTGCATCCGTATGTACAGCTGTGGCCCGACGGTTTATGACTTCGCGCACATCGGAAATTTTCGGTCGTTTCTGTTCGCTGACATCATCCGACGAACGCTTGAGTTTTTTGGTCATTCCGTCCATCACGTGATGAATATCACGGACGTTGGACACATGACTGACGACAGTAATGCGGACGGTGGCGGAGAAGACAAAATGGAAGCCGCCGCCAAGAGAATGAAGGCGGACAAGAAATCCGGCAAAGTCGCTGAGGGTGCAGTCGAGAATCCTGATGACCCATACCAGGTCGCCGATTACTACATGAAAGCCTTTCTTCAGGATGCTCAGACTCTTGGTGTCAAAGTCGCATCAGAACGGGATAATATTCTGAAAGCCACCGAAAACATCGACACCATGCAGGACATGATCGGCGAGCTCATCAAGAAGGGGCACGCCTACGTCGGCCCCGATGGTGTTGTGTATTACAGCGTGGAAAGCTTCCCGGACTACGGCAAGCTCAGCGGAAATACACTGGATCGACTCCTCACCAACGCGAGCGGTCGCATCAACGATGAAGACCAGGCCAATAAGCGGCATCCGGCGGACTTCATGCTGTGGAAGGCGGACAGTCATCACATCATGAAGTGGGATTCGCCCTGGGGCACTGGTTATCCGGGTTGGCACATCGAATGTTCGTGCATGGCACGCAAGCGGCTCGGACGTGATGTGATCGATATTCACACGGGTGGTGAAGATCTGATCTTTCCTCACCACGAATGTGAAATTGCCCAGTCACGAGGAGCAACTGGCGCCGATTCCTTCGCGCGTTTCTGGATGCATGCACGCTTCCTGATGGTCGAAGGGGAAAAGATGTCGAAGAGCAAAGGCAACTTCTGGACCGTTCGCGACGTGCTGGAAGGCCGGGCAACAGGCATCAAAGTTCATCCCGCGGTGCTGCGGCTGGAACTGATCAAATCACACTATCGGGCCAACATGAACTTCACGAAGAAAGGTCTGCAGGATTCTGCGGGAGCCGTGAAACGGTTGACGGATTTCCGGAGCCGCCTCGAAGCCGCATGCGGTGGAAAGGCCGCTGACGTCGATTTCACACACCCCGTCCTGAAAGAATTCGCCGAAGCTCTCGCTGACGACCTGAATATTGCTGGCGCACTGGGAGCCGTGTTGCCCTGGGCTGCGTCAACACCCGACGACCCGGCGCAGGCACTCGGTGTGCTGAATCGAATCAACGAAGTCCTGGCAGTTGCCCCCCTGGACGGTGCAGGGGGTTCAGAAGAGTCGACCGGCGAAGATGCGAGAATTGCGGAGCTCTGCCAGAAACTCGATGCCGCCCGAGCGGCTAAAGACTACGCATCGGCCGATTCGATTCGCGGGGAGATCAATTCTGCCGGGTATGATGTGAAAACCAGCCCCGAGGGCACGGTTGCCACCAAACGACTGGCATGA
- a CDS encoding glycosyltransferase family 2 protein: MIQAAIRTFPRGTSTVARPVELSVVMPCLNEADTLEICILKAQAAIRSIDIEAEIVIADNGSTDGSQLIALQAGARVVNVSDKGYGSALMGGIEASLGKYVIMGDADDSYDFGDIPRFVERLRAGAELVQGCRLPKGGGTILPGAMPALHRWPGNPMLTQLVRFLFRAPINDVYCGLRGFTRNLYDDLNLRCTGMEFATEMVIKTARFGRQIDEIPITLHPDGRKAHAPHLKTFRDGWRTLRFFLIYSPRWFFAVPGLLLIALGVLGYSLALPGVSIFGATLGVHSLLVASLAILMGAQSLYFGVFARMFAVSEGMLPRNESMDRIIRLARPERGILFGGAMAVVGTILLATRIVHWKNTGFGPLDHASTMRWVIPAVTLMALGYQTLISTFMCGLLSLARRGKGVSDSVRQN, from the coding sequence ATGATTCAGGCTGCCATTCGAACCTTTCCACGAGGGACCTCCACGGTCGCACGTCCCGTCGAACTGTCGGTCGTGATGCCATGCCTGAACGAAGCAGATACGCTGGAAATCTGCATCCTGAAAGCTCAGGCGGCGATACGAAGCATCGATATCGAAGCCGAAATTGTGATTGCAGACAATGGCAGTACGGACGGTTCGCAGTTGATTGCGCTTCAGGCCGGTGCGCGGGTCGTGAACGTGAGTGATAAAGGCTACGGTAGCGCGCTCATGGGGGGGATTGAAGCATCCCTCGGCAAATACGTCATCATGGGCGACGCCGACGACAGCTACGACTTCGGCGACATTCCTCGTTTTGTCGAGCGTCTGCGAGCTGGCGCAGAACTGGTCCAGGGATGCCGCCTTCCGAAGGGCGGTGGAACAATTCTTCCGGGAGCGATGCCAGCTTTGCATCGGTGGCCGGGAAATCCGATGCTCACACAACTGGTTCGTTTTCTGTTTCGCGCTCCGATTAACGATGTCTACTGTGGGCTTCGTGGATTCACAAGAAATCTGTATGACGATTTGAATCTTCGCTGCACAGGCATGGAGTTCGCCACGGAGATGGTGATCAAGACCGCTCGTTTTGGACGGCAGATCGATGAGATCCCCATCACTTTACATCCGGACGGCCGCAAGGCACATGCGCCACATCTGAAGACGTTTCGGGACGGCTGGCGAACGCTTCGCTTCTTCCTGATTTACAGCCCGCGCTGGTTCTTCGCGGTTCCCGGCCTGCTCTTGATTGCTCTGGGTGTGCTGGGCTATTCCCTGGCACTTCCGGGGGTTTCGATCTTTGGGGCCACACTGGGTGTGCATTCTCTTCTGGTTGCCAGTCTGGCCATCCTGATGGGAGCACAGTCCCTGTACTTTGGCGTCTTTGCTCGGATGTTCGCAGTCTCCGAAGGCATGCTGCCACGGAATGAATCGATGGACCGAATCATCCGGCTGGCACGACCGGAACGCGGCATCCTGTTTGGAGGGGCGATGGCCGTTGTGGGCACCATCCTTCTGGCCACCCGCATCGTTCACTGGAAGAACACCGGATTCGGTCCACTGGATCACGCCAGCACCATGCGGTGGGTCATTCCCGCTGTCACACTGATGGCACTGGGCTACCAAACACTCATTTCAACATTTATGTGCGGACTGCTTTCCCTGGCACGCCGCGGAAAGGGCGTTTCAGATTCGGTCAGGCAAAATTAA
- a CDS encoding response regulator transcription factor, which translates to MRILVVEDEDAIAKGLKFNFEREGYQVDTVSNGMSALELYESAQPPIDLVVLDLMLPQMSGYETCRALRRLDVDIPVLALTARTLSEDKAQAFDCGVDQYLTKPFSLPELLSRVRNLLDRHRRIVQRNVAVRATEDVVRFGDVTVDFGRFELRRGSEVHALTTREQELLRYFLEHDGAVLSRARLQSEVWKDSADISSRSIDNFVMRLRRMIESDSSSPRHLLSIRGTGYRFLRDPSPDVGADES; encoded by the coding sequence ATGAGGATCCTGGTTGTTGAAGATGAGGATGCGATCGCGAAAGGGTTGAAGTTCAACTTCGAGCGGGAAGGCTATCAGGTCGATACCGTCTCCAACGGAATGTCTGCACTCGAACTTTACGAATCTGCCCAGCCACCCATCGATCTGGTTGTTCTGGATTTGATGTTGCCTCAGATGAGCGGCTACGAGACCTGCCGCGCGCTTCGGCGTCTGGACGTGGATATTCCTGTGCTCGCTCTGACGGCGCGAACCCTGTCGGAAGACAAGGCACAGGCGTTTGACTGCGGAGTGGATCAGTATCTGACGAAACCATTTTCGCTGCCGGAATTGCTGAGCCGTGTTCGGAATCTTCTGGATCGTCATCGAAGAATTGTGCAGCGGAATGTTGCTGTGAGAGCAACCGAAGATGTGGTTCGATTCGGAGATGTGACCGTCGACTTTGGTCGCTTCGAACTCCGGCGCGGTTCTGAAGTGCACGCTTTGACGACACGGGAGCAGGAATTGCTTCGCTATTTCCTGGAACATGACGGAGCCGTGCTTTCGAGGGCACGTCTGCAGTCTGAGGTCTGGAAGGATTCGGCTGATATTTCAAGTCGGTCCATTGATAATTTTGTGATGCGTCTTCGGCGGATGATTGAATCCGATTCTTCCTCGCCCAGGCATCTGCTGTCCATTCGGGGCACTGGTTACCGTTTTCTGCGTGATCCTTCGCCTGATGTGGGTGCTGACGAATCCTGA